The Pseudoalteromonas sp. UG3-2 genome contains a region encoding:
- a CDS encoding efflux RND transporter periplasmic adaptor subunit yields MNNRLVLMLVAVSTLIAGVIIGMNLSSSSAGAASDESADAQEPLYWVAPMDPNYRRDKPGKSPMGMDLVPVYEEQSKGDDYGQGVVEINPAVENNMGVRTTTAELADMEKRIRTVGYVQYNEDSLVHIHPRVEGWIEKLYVKAAGDPVQQGEPLYTLYSPQLVNAQEEYLIARKRQNQALINAAKERLVALQLSESFIEKLKQSGEVNQTITFYARQSGVIDALQVREGFYVKPGTTLMSIAQLDEIWVEADVFERDAMAITEGLPVTMQLDFLPGRKWQGKVDYIYPSLNEKTRTLRVRLRFSNSDGKLKPNMFAQVSIATQPRENVLQVPTQAVIRTAKQNRVVVELEPGLFKSVAVELGQISEDRVEILNGINAGDTIVTSAHFLIDSQSSISSDFMRMAADTEPNSVWIEGEITSMDYDSRTATIDHKPVPEWQWPEMVMDFAVADEVDIEALKPGQTLHFETTKQDDGGIVLTGIHIMSEPTPFDELPSATVGGVINAIDSETRVLNISREAIPKWDRPATTMDFVAADELDLSALHKDMAVTFTFVVGDEFIVTEITPQAQMNHDMHSGH; encoded by the coding sequence ATGAATAACCGTTTAGTATTAATGTTAGTTGCCGTGAGTACCTTGATTGCTGGGGTGATCATTGGCATGAATTTATCGAGCAGCTCTGCTGGTGCTGCAAGTGACGAGAGCGCGGATGCCCAGGAACCGCTGTACTGGGTTGCCCCAATGGATCCAAATTATCGTCGAGATAAGCCCGGCAAGTCACCCATGGGAATGGACTTAGTCCCAGTCTATGAAGAGCAAAGTAAAGGCGATGACTACGGCCAAGGGGTAGTGGAGATAAACCCTGCGGTTGAAAACAACATGGGGGTGCGCACCACCACCGCAGAATTAGCTGACATGGAAAAGCGTATTCGTACCGTGGGCTACGTGCAATACAACGAAGACAGCTTAGTGCACATTCACCCGCGTGTTGAAGGTTGGATAGAAAAGCTCTACGTCAAAGCAGCTGGAGATCCGGTTCAGCAAGGAGAACCCCTGTATACTCTGTATTCTCCGCAACTTGTCAACGCGCAAGAAGAGTACTTAATTGCTCGCAAGCGCCAAAACCAAGCCTTGATTAATGCAGCCAAAGAGCGCTTAGTGGCATTGCAACTGAGCGAGAGCTTTATCGAGAAATTAAAGCAAAGTGGCGAGGTGAATCAAACCATTACTTTTTATGCACGGCAATCTGGCGTCATTGATGCCTTGCAAGTTCGTGAGGGCTTTTACGTCAAACCAGGCACAACCTTAATGAGTATCGCGCAACTCGATGAAATTTGGGTTGAAGCAGACGTATTTGAGCGCGATGCCATGGCCATTACTGAAGGTTTGCCTGTGACCATGCAACTGGACTTTTTACCAGGTAGAAAGTGGCAGGGCAAGGTGGATTACATTTATCCGTCATTAAATGAAAAAACACGCACGTTGCGTGTTCGCCTTAGGTTTAGCAATAGCGATGGCAAGCTTAAGCCCAATATGTTTGCGCAAGTTTCCATTGCAACCCAGCCCCGCGAAAATGTACTGCAGGTACCAACGCAAGCGGTGATCCGAACTGCCAAGCAAAACCGTGTGGTGGTCGAACTGGAACCTGGGTTGTTTAAATCTGTGGCTGTGGAGCTTGGGCAGATCAGCGAAGATCGCGTTGAGATCTTAAACGGTATTAATGCCGGAGATACCATTGTTACCTCGGCGCATTTCTTAATTGATTCGCAATCGAGCATTTCGTCTGACTTTATGCGCATGGCTGCCGACACAGAGCCTAACTCAGTGTGGATTGAGGGGGAAATCACCAGCATGGATTATGACAGTCGCACTGCCACCATTGACCATAAACCGGTGCCTGAATGGCAATGGCCAGAGATGGTAATGGACTTTGCTGTAGCCGATGAGGTTGACATTGAAGCTCTTAAACCGGGGCAAACCTTGCACTTTGAAACCACCAAACAAGACGACGGCGGCATAGTGTTGACCGGTATTCATATTATGTCTGAGCCGACTCCTTTTGATGAGCTTCCTTCGGCTACTGTGGGTGGGGTCATTAATGCCATTGATAGCGAAACTCGTGTGCTTAATATTTCGCGTGAAGCCATTCCTAAGTGGGATCGCCCAGCAACAACCATGGACTTTGTGGCGGCGGATGAGCTGGACCTCAGTGCCTTACATAAAGACATGGCCGTCACCTTCACTTTTGTGGTTGGCGATGAATTCATCGTCACAGAAATAACACCACAAGCGCAGATGAACCACGATATGCATTCAGGCCACTAG
- a CDS encoding TolC family protein, with the protein MQVKSLFVMAAVMAATAQAKVTSLEQAIATAIANDPWLRSSQHRESAFTAKSKAALSYSDPKMSLAVMNLPVDSWELNQEPMTQLKVGVTQMLPRGDSLAIKSEQLRLEASKQPLLQQQRVAQIEREVSLLWLDIVHANNTLALIERDSVLFEQMVDIANASYSSAVGTTRQQDVIRAQLEVVQLDDKKALAYQKLNTAKAKLGQWLMDDNLNLQQATIDDNALMALPMLRSAAPKLMQTYPIDKQALTAQINQHPAVLLADVDSKKAKQEVAMKEQAYQPQFAVNASYAYRDDAPVTGSRADFFSVGVTFDMPLFLEKRQDPLKAAAVAELEASKTQRFLVLKQLFSGLNSEIQTVKRLQQRQTLYRDNIIAQSAEQAEAALSAYTNDDGDFAEVVRARIAKLNAELSALAIDIALLKAVARSNYYLAQVKKDSHHE; encoded by the coding sequence ATGCAGGTAAAGTCTTTATTTGTTATGGCTGCTGTAATGGCTGCCACTGCGCAGGCTAAAGTCACCTCTTTAGAGCAAGCAATCGCCACGGCAATAGCAAACGATCCTTGGTTGCGTTCAAGTCAGCACCGTGAATCGGCATTCACGGCAAAAAGCAAAGCGGCGCTGAGCTACTCAGATCCGAAAATGTCATTAGCAGTCATGAACTTGCCAGTAGATAGCTGGGAGCTTAACCAAGAGCCAATGACGCAACTTAAAGTGGGTGTCACACAAATGCTGCCTCGTGGCGACAGCTTAGCAATAAAAAGCGAGCAGTTGCGACTGGAAGCCAGCAAGCAGCCGCTGCTGCAGCAACAACGTGTGGCGCAAATTGAGCGTGAAGTATCGCTATTGTGGTTGGATATTGTGCATGCCAATAACACCTTAGCGCTGATAGAGCGTGACAGTGTGTTGTTCGAGCAAATGGTGGACATTGCCAATGCCAGTTACTCCAGTGCGGTGGGCACAACACGGCAGCAAGATGTTATTCGTGCCCAGCTGGAGGTAGTGCAGCTTGATGATAAAAAAGCCCTTGCTTATCAAAAGCTGAATACGGCAAAAGCCAAGCTTGGGCAATGGTTAATGGACGATAACCTCAATCTGCAACAGGCCACCATCGATGACAATGCCCTAATGGCATTACCTATGCTGCGCTCAGCTGCACCTAAATTAATGCAAACCTACCCTATCGATAAGCAAGCCCTCACGGCACAAATTAACCAGCACCCTGCGGTGTTATTAGCCGATGTGGATAGCAAAAAAGCCAAGCAAGAAGTGGCAATGAAAGAGCAGGCTTACCAACCTCAGTTTGCTGTTAATGCCAGTTATGCCTATCGTGATGATGCACCTGTAACCGGCTCCAGAGCGGACTTTTTTAGTGTGGGTGTCACCTTTGACATGCCGCTTTTCTTAGAGAAAAGGCAAGACCCTTTAAAAGCCGCTGCCGTTGCCGAGCTTGAAGCCAGTAAAACCCAGCGCTTTTTGGTGTTAAAGCAATTATTTTCTGGCCTAAACAGTGAAATACAAACGGTAAAGCGATTGCAACAACGCCAAACCCTATATCGCGATAACATTATAGCGCAAAGCGCTGAGCAAGCAGAGGCCGCCCTCAGCGCTTACACCAACGACGATGGCGACTTTGCTGAAGTGGTGAGAGCGCGCATTGCCAAGTTAAATGCTGAGCTATCAGCCCTGGCTATCGATATCGCCTTACTTAAAGCCGTTGCTCGCAGCAACTATTACCTAGCTCAAGTTAAAAAGGACAGCCACCATGAATAA
- a CDS encoding DUF411 domain-containing protein: protein MKKLVLFTLLWLVSLMAQANQEITLQVYKSPTCGCCELWLNHLQAQKIQYQATDLDYLGSLKNKYGIRHNYQSCHTAVSKGGFIFEGHVPAKFIKQFLANESLTANKDILGLSVPAMPVGTPGMEIGDRFMPYQILLLKKDGSHQVFAEINRYEEQF from the coding sequence GTGAAAAAACTCGTTCTATTTACTTTGTTGTGGCTTGTAAGCCTCATGGCGCAAGCAAACCAAGAAATTACTTTGCAAGTGTACAAATCTCCTACCTGTGGCTGCTGTGAGCTGTGGCTAAACCATTTACAGGCACAGAAAATTCAGTATCAAGCCACCGACCTCGACTATTTGGGTTCGCTAAAAAACAAATATGGCATTCGCCATAATTATCAGTCGTGCCACACCGCCGTCTCTAAAGGCGGTTTTATCTTTGAAGGTCACGTACCCGCAAAATTCATTAAACAGTTTTTAGCGAACGAAAGTCTCACCGCCAATAAAGACATATTGGGGTTAAGTGTCCCTGCCATGCCAGTGGGTACGCCCGGTATGGAAATCGGTGATCGCTTTATGCCATACCAAATTTTATTACTGAAAAAAGACGGCAGCCACCAAGTGTTTGCTGAAATTAACCGCTACGAGGAGCAGTTTTGA
- a CDS encoding HAMP domain-containing sensor histidine kinase, which translates to MNKIFSQSLQKQALIAMFIGVLPILTLTLWYAQALSQNQQQTQAVYNHNQRLILEFNAIKGDVIAIEKALQNNELLQSEALEQSIEQKWQNTQTRLRSLQQSLPSSSVVAKLQQSITQDLTKPATATNLQQLISLLNQQEPNFQQSLKTRLAQQESRFSELQTVFVFGLVLLLPTLVAISVFLIHRICQQLNQVGAAVAEVGKGNLDKTVELKGSFELGQLNDRLNWLRLELKRVQQQKETFLRHVTHELKTPLASLNEGSSLLGSSLLGPVNQKQQRIITIMADAVTKLGSLIDDLLSYSAASHPDSLHHQAQLSEIKAELLSHLEDKIQQRQVHLNWHIDDHCKLPYLPCKLVLTQLINNAIEHANSKIDVEIKQSQQQFSMLVHDDGAGIDSSQAQAMFQPFVRGSNNKTVNGSGLGLAIVSECVKQLKGTVTWLNVRHGACIQVTFPTRKTS; encoded by the coding sequence ATGAACAAGATTTTCTCACAGTCATTACAAAAACAAGCACTGATTGCCATGTTCATTGGCGTGTTGCCTATCCTGACCTTAACCCTATGGTACGCTCAAGCATTGTCGCAAAACCAACAACAAACCCAAGCAGTCTACAACCATAATCAACGGCTGATCTTGGAGTTTAATGCCATTAAAGGGGATGTTATTGCCATCGAAAAAGCCCTTCAGAACAATGAATTGTTACAAAGCGAAGCGCTTGAGCAAAGCATTGAACAAAAATGGCAAAATACCCAAACTCGCTTACGCTCTTTACAACAAAGCCTGCCAAGTTCCAGCGTTGTTGCCAAGTTACAGCAATCCATAACACAGGATCTCACCAAACCAGCAACAGCCACAAACTTGCAGCAGCTCATTTCTTTGCTCAATCAACAAGAGCCTAATTTCCAGCAAAGTCTTAAAACGCGCTTGGCTCAGCAGGAAAGCCGCTTCTCAGAGCTGCAAACCGTGTTTGTGTTTGGCTTAGTACTACTACTCCCCACTTTGGTGGCCATCAGTGTTTTTCTTATTCACCGTATTTGCCAACAACTTAATCAAGTCGGTGCTGCGGTGGCTGAAGTGGGAAAAGGCAATCTAGATAAAACCGTAGAGCTCAAGGGCAGTTTTGAGCTGGGGCAATTGAATGACCGACTCAATTGGTTACGCCTTGAATTGAAACGGGTGCAACAGCAAAAAGAGACCTTTTTACGCCATGTTACCCATGAATTAAAAACCCCGCTGGCGTCCTTAAACGAAGGCAGTAGTTTGCTTGGTAGTAGCTTATTGGGGCCCGTAAATCAAAAGCAGCAGCGTATTATCACCATTATGGCCGATGCCGTGACTAAACTAGGCAGTTTAATTGACGACTTACTCAGTTACAGTGCCGCCAGTCACCCAGACAGCTTGCATCACCAGGCACAGTTAAGCGAGATTAAAGCCGAGTTACTCAGCCACCTCGAAGATAAAATCCAACAACGTCAAGTGCATCTTAATTGGCATATTGATGATCATTGCAAGCTGCCCTATCTGCCTTGCAAATTAGTGTTAACTCAGCTTATTAATAATGCGATTGAGCACGCCAACAGCAAAATTGATGTTGAAATAAAACAATCGCAGCAACAGTTTTCCATGCTAGTGCATGATGATGGTGCGGGTATCGACAGCAGTCAAGCGCAAGCCATGTTTCAGCCCTTTGTACGTGGCAGCAATAACAAAACCGTTAACGGCAGTGGCCTAGGTTTAGCCATCGTATCTGAGTGCGTAAAACAATTAAAAGGAACCGTAACTTGGCTCAACGTGCGCCATGGTGCTTGTATTCAAGTTACTTTCCCAACGAGGAAAACGTCATGA